One window of Inquilinus sp. KBS0705 genomic DNA carries:
- the miaB gene encoding tRNA (N6-isopentenyl adenosine(37)-C2)-methylthiotransferase MiaB: MDLLIPDKVHDESRQGEALLLEPIGKNDGRKLYIESYGCAMNFSDSEIVASILAEQGFETTSDFNNADVVFINTCSIRENAEVRVRNRLKEFAGAKFKNPGMVVGVLGCMAERLKAKFLEEEKLVDVVVGPDAYRDLPNLIDQVDSGQRAVNVLLSREETYADISPVRLNSNGINAFVSIMRGCDNMCSFCVVPFTRGRERSRDAQSIVDECTDLFNKGYREVTLLGQNVDSYRWSAPVAEGSGQLAVGDEVKMVNFANLLEMVALVSPDLRVRFSTSHPKDITDEVLYTIAKYDNICNYIHLPVQSGNSRILDIMNRTYDREWYMNRIDAIRRIIPECAISTDVITGFCTETEEEHQETVSMMDYVKYDFAYMFKYSERPGTLAAKRYADDIPEEVKQSRLAQIVAKQQQYSFYRMQARIGRVEKVLIEGYSKKSDKDYCGRSDQNAMVIFPVSENYKPGQYVNVLVERTTSATLIGKIVE, from the coding sequence ATGGATTTGCTTATTCCGGATAAGGTGCATGACGAAAGCAGGCAAGGCGAGGCTTTACTATTAGAGCCTATTGGTAAAAATGATGGCCGTAAGCTATATATTGAAAGCTATGGCTGTGCTATGAATTTTAGCGACAGTGAAATAGTGGCTTCGATATTGGCAGAGCAGGGCTTTGAAACTACATCAGATTTTAATAATGCCGATGTAGTGTTTATTAACACCTGCTCGATACGCGAGAATGCCGAGGTGCGTGTGCGTAACCGGTTAAAAGAATTTGCCGGCGCTAAATTTAAAAACCCCGGTATGGTGGTTGGCGTGCTGGGCTGTATGGCCGAGCGTTTAAAAGCCAAATTTTTAGAAGAAGAAAAACTGGTAGATGTAGTTGTAGGCCCCGATGCCTACCGCGACCTGCCTAATCTAATAGACCAGGTAGATAGTGGCCAGCGTGCCGTAAACGTTTTATTAAGCCGCGAAGAAACCTACGCCGATATTAGCCCCGTGCGTTTAAATAGCAATGGCATTAACGCCTTTGTATCTATTATGCGCGGCTGCGATAATATGTGTTCGTTTTGCGTGGTACCGTTTACACGTGGCCGCGAGCGCAGCCGCGATGCACAGTCGATAGTTGACGAGTGTACCGACCTGTTTAATAAAGGCTACCGCGAGGTTACTTTATTGGGCCAAAACGTAGACTCGTACAGGTGGAGTGCACCTGTAGCAGAAGGCAGTGGGCAGTTGGCTGTTGGCGATGAAGTTAAAATGGTAAACTTTGCCAACCTTTTAGAGATGGTAGCATTGGTTAGCCCTGATCTGCGTGTGCGTTTTTCAACATCGCACCCTAAAGATATTACCGACGAGGTTTTGTATACCATTGCAAAATACGATAACATTTGTAACTATATACACCTGCCGGTACAAAGCGGGAACAGCCGTATACTGGATATAATGAACCGCACATACGACCGCGAGTGGTATATGAACCGGATTGATGCCATACGCCGTATAATACCCGAGTGTGCCATATCTACTGACGTGATCACTGGTTTTTGTACCGAGACCGAGGAGGAGCACCAGGAGACCGTAAGCATGATGGATTATGTGAAGTACGATTTTGCTTACATGTTTAAATACAGCGAAAGGCCGGGTACTTTAGCCGCCAAACGCTATGCGGATGATATACCTGAAGAGGTTAAGCAAAGCCGCCTGGCACAAATTGTGGCCAAGCAGCAGCAGTATTCGTTTTACCGCATGCAGGCACGCATAGGCCGGGTAGAGAAGGTGCTGATAGAAGGCTACTCAAAAAAATCTGACAAGGATTATTGCGGCCGCAGCGACCAGAATGCCATGGTAATATTCCCGGTAAGCGAAAATTATAAACCCGGCCAGTATGTAAACGTACTGGTTGAAAGAACAACATCGGCAACGCTGATAGGGAAGATAGTTGAATAG
- a CDS encoding four helix bundle protein → MRHNFKNLKVWQKAMDLTDMTFEFCKNLPVNERYNLIDQINRCSCSVPSNIAEGSGKNTNKHFAEFLSIAISSSFELETQLLICERRKYGSIEKLRDCLEKVSEVQRMIFAFREHVLKAETSLDS, encoded by the coding sequence ATGAGACATAACTTTAAGAACTTAAAAGTGTGGCAGAAAGCAATGGATCTTACAGATATGACATTTGAATTTTGCAAGAATTTGCCTGTAAACGAACGTTATAACCTGATTGATCAAATCAACAGATGTTCGTGTTCGGTTCCTTCTAATATTGCCGAGGGATCGGGTAAAAATACAAATAAGCATTTTGCAGAGTTTTTATCAATTGCTATATCTTCATCATTTGAACTGGAAACACAATTATTAATATGTGAGCGTAGGAAGTACGGGTCTATAGAGAAATTAAGGGATTGTTTGGAAAAGGTGTCCGAAGTGCAAAGAATGATTTTTGCATTTAGAGAACACGTTTTAAAAGCCGAAACATCTCTTGATTCTTGA
- a CDS encoding sigma-54-dependent Fis family transcriptional regulator, producing the protein MEVQEIKQRFGIIGNSPLLNRAINIANQVAPTDISVLITGESGSGKEVFSHIIHQMSPRKHGPFIAVNCGAIPEGTIDSELFGHEKGAYTGAVGERKGYFETVNGGTIFLDEIAEMPLGTQARLLRVLESGQYIRVGSSKVEKTNVRVIAATNVDVYDAVKAGRFREDLYYRLNTVPLRIPPLRDRKEDIFLLFRKFTSDFTDKYRTPPIQLDDEAQQVLINYTWPGNVRQLKNMAEQLAVLERDRVITAATLLTYIPHEAGRSNLPMRLDNQPKEDFSERDILYKVLFDMKRDMVELKKLVADIIEHGGVSTSYPNHSQAITQLYRDIELPVSNNEAQFTLQQPVNNNIGGNSNSNNNNTDYNITHEAEEVEESLSLIDKESDLIRKALKKHKGKRKLAANELGISERTLYRKIKELNL; encoded by the coding sequence ATGGAAGTACAAGAAATAAAACAACGCTTTGGCATCATTGGTAATTCGCCATTGTTAAACAGAGCTATAAATATTGCCAACCAGGTGGCACCTACCGATATATCGGTACTGATAACCGGCGAGAGTGGTAGCGGTAAAGAGGTGTTTTCACACATTATCCATCAAATGAGCCCGCGCAAGCATGGGCCTTTTATAGCGGTAAACTGCGGTGCCATACCCGAGGGCACTATTGATTCGGAACTATTCGGCCACGAAAAGGGAGCCTATACCGGTGCCGTTGGCGAACGTAAAGGATATTTTGAGACCGTTAATGGTGGTACCATATTTTTAGATGAAATTGCCGAGATGCCCCTGGGCACACAGGCACGCTTGCTGCGCGTGCTGGAGTCGGGGCAGTACATCAGGGTTGGTTCGTCAAAGGTCGAGAAAACAAACGTGCGTGTAATAGCGGCTACTAATGTTGATGTTTACGACGCTGTGAAAGCCGGCCGTTTCCGCGAGGACCTGTACTATCGTTTAAATACCGTACCGTTGCGTATACCACCCCTGCGCGACAGGAAAGAAGATATTTTCCTGCTGTTCCGCAAGTTTACATCAGATTTTACCGATAAATACCGCACACCGCCCATTCAACTGGATGACGAAGCGCAGCAGGTATTAATAAATTATACATGGCCGGGTAATGTGCGTCAATTGAAAAATATGGCCGAGCAACTGGCTGTTTTAGAGCGCGACAGGGTTATAACAGCAGCAACCCTGCTTACCTATATACCGCATGAGGCCGGTCGCAGCAATTTGCCCATGCGTTTGGATAATCAGCCTAAAGAGGATTTTTCTGAACGGGATATATTGTACAAAGTGCTGTTTGATATGAAGCGCGATATGGTTGAATTGAAAAAGCTGGTAGCCGATATTATTGAGCATGGTGGTGTAAGTACAAGTTATCCAAACCACTCGCAGGCTATAACGCAGCTATACCGCGATATTGAATTACCGGTTAGCAATAACGAGGCACAATTTACCCTGCAGCAACCCGTTAACAATAACATTGGCGGCAATAGCAATAGCAATAACAACAATACCGATTATAATATAACGCACGAGGCCGAAGAGGTGGAAGAATCGCTGTCGCTGATAGATAAAGAATCGGACCTGATACGGAAGGCGCTAAAAAAGCATAAGGGCAAACGTAAACTGGCCGCAAACGAACTCGGTATTTCAGAAAGAACCTTGTATCGTAAAATAAAGGAGCTAAATTTATAA
- the secG gene encoding preprotein translocase subunit SecG — protein sequence MYLLLIIITIIICALLGLIVLIQNPKGGGLASNFSGSSQLMGVQKTGDFLEKGTWVLAISIMVLSLAINVSVKGGAQKSDDPATTELIKKVSKPSTTAPAAAPLNLPTAPAPAPKK from the coding sequence ATGTATTTACTTTTAATCATCATCACCATCATTATATGTGCTCTGTTAGGGCTTATCGTATTAATTCAAAACCCTAAGGGCGGTGGTTTAGCATCAAATTTTTCGGGCTCGTCGCAACTAATGGGCGTGCAAAAAACAGGCGACTTTTTAGAAAAAGGTACCTGGGTATTAGCCATCAGCATTATGGTTTTATCGTTAGCAATTAACGTATCTGTTAAAGGCGGCGCGCAAAAATCTGATGACCCGGCAACTACCGAGCTGATCAAAAAAGTATCTAAACCATCAACCACTGCTCCTGCTGCGGCACCATTAAACCTGCCAACAGCACCGGCACCTGCTCCTAAAAAATAA
- a CDS encoding co-chaperone GroES: MSLNIKPLADRVVVEAAAAETKTASGIYIPETAQEKPQKGTIVAVGPGRYADASGSLIPMASKVGDEVLYGKYAGTEINLDGKEYLIMRESDLYAVI, translated from the coding sequence ATGTCATTAAACATTAAACCCCTTGCGGATAGAGTGGTAGTAGAAGCTGCTGCTGCTGAAACAAAAACTGCTTCTGGTATTTACATCCCCGAAACAGCACAAGAAAAACCACAAAAAGGAACCATTGTAGCTGTTGGCCCGGGTAGGTATGCTGATGCATCAGGCTCGCTTATACCAATGGCCAGCAAAGTTGGTGACGAAGTATTATACGGTAAATATGCCGGTACCGAGATCAACCTTGATGGTAAAGAGTATTTGATCATGCGCGAATCTGATCTGTACGCGGTTATTTAA
- the groL gene encoding chaperonin GroEL, which produces MSKQVKYNVEARDALKRGVDILANAVKVTLGPKGRHVIIDKKFGSPAVTKDGVTVAKEIELKDPIENMGAQMVKEVASKTADIAGDGTTTATVLAQAIVTAGIKNVAAGANPMDLKRGIDKAVAEVVKNLKAQSQTVGEDNNKIKQVASISANNDEVIGSLIAEAMGKVGTSGVITVEEAKGTETEVKTVEGMQFDRGYLSPYFVTNSDKMEVELENPYILIYDKKISSMKELLPILEKQVQTGKPLLIIAEDLDGEALATLVVNKIRGSLKVAAVKAPGFGDRRKAMLEDIAVLTGGTVISEERGYKLESADLSMLGQAEKISVDKDNTTIVNGNGDTELIKGRVGEIRAQIETTTSDYDKEKLQERLAKLSGGVAVLYIGAASEVEMKEKKDRVDDALHATRAAVEEGIVAGGGVAFIRAVAALADLKGANEDENTGIQIIRRAIEEPLRQICDNAGIEGSIVVQKVKEGTADFGYNARTDKYENLIGAGVIDPTKVGRVALENAASIAAMLLTTECVLADEPEDEKGGMPPMGGGGMGGMM; this is translated from the coding sequence ATGTCAAAACAAGTTAAATACAATGTTGAGGCACGCGACGCTTTAAAGCGCGGTGTTGATATTTTAGCTAATGCAGTTAAAGTAACATTAGGCCCAAAAGGTCGTCACGTAATTATCGATAAAAAGTTTGGTTCGCCGGCTGTTACTAAAGATGGTGTAACTGTAGCTAAAGAAATTGAACTGAAAGACCCAATTGAAAACATGGGTGCACAAATGGTTAAAGAAGTTGCCTCAAAAACTGCTGATATTGCAGGTGATGGTACTACTACTGCTACCGTTTTAGCGCAAGCCATTGTTACTGCAGGTATTAAAAACGTTGCAGCCGGTGCAAACCCAATGGATTTAAAACGCGGTATTGATAAAGCAGTTGCCGAAGTTGTTAAAAACCTTAAAGCACAATCGCAAACAGTTGGCGAAGACAATAACAAAATTAAACAAGTAGCTTCTATATCTGCAAATAACGACGAGGTTATCGGTTCGTTAATCGCCGAAGCTATGGGTAAAGTTGGTACATCAGGCGTTATTACTGTTGAAGAAGCAAAAGGTACCGAAACTGAAGTTAAAACTGTAGAAGGTATGCAGTTTGACCGTGGTTACCTGTCGCCATACTTTGTTACCAACTCTGATAAAATGGAAGTGGAATTAGAAAACCCTTACATTTTGATCTACGACAAAAAAATATCTTCAATGAAGGAATTGCTTCCTATTTTGGAGAAACAAGTACAAACAGGCAAACCTTTATTAATTATTGCCGAGGATTTGGACGGCGAAGCATTAGCTACATTGGTAGTTAACAAAATTCGCGGTTCGTTAAAAGTTGCTGCTGTTAAGGCACCGGGCTTTGGCGATCGTCGTAAAGCAATGTTAGAGGATATCGCTGTTTTAACAGGTGGTACTGTAATATCTGAAGAAAGAGGTTACAAATTAGAAAGCGCTGACCTATCTATGTTAGGCCAGGCCGAAAAAATATCTGTTGATAAAGACAACACAACCATTGTAAATGGTAACGGTGATACCGAGCTGATAAAAGGCCGTGTTGGCGAAATACGCGCGCAGATAGAAACTACTACATCTGATTACGATAAAGAAAAACTGCAAGAGCGTTTAGCTAAATTAAGCGGCGGTGTTGCAGTATTGTACATTGGTGCAGCATCTGAAGTAGAGATGAAAGAGAAAAAAGACCGTGTTGACGATGCTTTACATGCAACCCGTGCGGCTGTTGAAGAAGGTATTGTTGCAGGTGGTGGCGTAGCCTTCATCCGTGCGGTAGCTGCCCTGGCAGACCTTAAAGGTGCTAACGAAGATGAGAATACTGGTATCCAGATCATCCGTCGTGCTATCGAAGAGCCTCTTCGTCAAATTTGCGATAACGCAGGTATCGAAGGATCTATCGTAGTGCAAAAAGTTAAAGAAGGCACTGCCGACTTTGGTTACAATGCACGTACCGACAAATACGAAAACTTAATTGGTGCCGGTGTTATCGACCCAACTAAAGTAGGCCGTGTAGCTTTAGAGAACGCAGCTTCTATCGCAGCCATGTTGTTAACAACAGAGTGTGTATTAGCTGACGAGCCTGAAGATGAAAAAGGCGGTATGCCACCAATGGGCGGCGGTGGCATGGGCGGTATGATGTAA
- a CDS encoding mechanosensitive ion channel family protein, whose amino-acid sequence MELKEFYQQFHLWLVHKGPSYAAGLIILFAGIWFIKFLRSRLRDRLLQRQVHSSLQPFFLSLTITSLYVLLIIFVMNIIGFELTIFTTIIGAFSVAAGLALSGTFQNFAGGVLILLLKPFEIDDSIIAQGQDGKVTSIQIFYTVLITADNKTVIIPNGKLFNEVIVNVTREGKRRLDFEVKVAYANDLDKMKGIINTAINTTPGILTDPAPRVGIISMEIDSIRLTVNVWVEPANFLTAKIALQENIYTNFGANGVNFPKAG is encoded by the coding sequence ATGGAGCTTAAAGAATTTTATCAGCAATTTCATCTTTGGTTAGTACATAAGGGGCCAAGTTATGCCGCCGGGCTGATCATCTTATTTGCCGGTATCTGGTTTATTAAGTTTTTAAGATCGCGGCTGCGCGACAGGCTTTTGCAAAGGCAGGTACACTCGTCATTACAACCCTTCTTTTTAAGTTTAACCATTACCAGCTTATACGTACTGCTCATTATTTTTGTGATGAATATAATAGGCTTCGAGCTTACCATATTCACTACCATTATAGGTGCGTTTAGCGTTGCGGCAGGTCTGGCACTTTCAGGTACGTTTCAAAACTTTGCGGGTGGTGTACTTATACTGCTGCTAAAGCCTTTTGAAATTGACGACAGCATAATTGCCCAGGGGCAGGATGGTAAGGTAACATCAATACAAATATTTTACACCGTATTAATTACCGCCGATAACAAAACCGTTATTATACCAAACGGCAAGTTGTTTAACGAAGTAATAGTAAATGTAACCCGCGAAGGCAAGCGCCGCCTTGATTTTGAAGTAAAGGTAGCCTACGCCAACGATCTGGATAAAATGAAGGGTATTATTAATACCGCCATAAACACAACCCCGGGTATATTAACAGACCCCGCCCCGCGTGTGGGTATCATCTCGATGGAGATAGACTCCATCAGGTTAACGGTAAATGTATGGGTTGAGCCTGCCAACTTTTTAACCGCCAAAATAGCCCTGCAAGAAAATATTTATACGAATTTTGGCGCCAACGGCGTTAATTTCCCTAAAGCGGGATAG
- a CDS encoding L-serine ammonia-lyase — protein sequence MQREQISVFDMFKIGIGPSSSHTLGPWRAAQQFVQLLGDREVLPLVVQVKILLYGSLAKTGRGHGTDIAILLGLSGDNPVTFEVDKITDKIAHITNSRQLTLGGTTPIAFDVANDLLFLFAESLPYHPNAVTFQAFLSNETAVSATYYSIGGGFVVMDGAQSQQKAEVDLPFPIDTAGDLLHWCLKTGLKISEVVMENELAWRSEKETHDGVLNIFKVMQECMYRGCHTGGSLPGGLNVGRRASALNKRLVGGHTYSNYAGWVQVMRQTGNTFQNILDWVSCFALAVNEENASFGRVVTAPTNGAAGVIPAVLQYFIAFCDGFSDQKIIQFLLTASEVGSIFKKGATISAAMGGCQAEIGVSSAMAAAALTECLGGSQRQVLMAAEIAMEHHLGLTCDPIGGLVQVPCIERNTMGAIKAITASQLALQSNPDKAKVSLDAVVKTMWQTALDMNSKYKETSDGGLAINIPISLPEC from the coding sequence ATGCAGCGCGAACAGATTTCGGTTTTTGATATGTTTAAGATAGGCATTGGCCCGTCAAGCTCGCATACGCTTGGGCCGTGGCGTGCCGCGCAACAATTTGTGCAATTATTAGGCGACAGGGAAGTGTTGCCGCTGGTTGTACAAGTAAAAATATTGCTATATGGCTCGCTGGCAAAAACAGGCAGGGGCCATGGTACCGATATTGCCATACTGCTTGGCCTTAGCGGCGATAACCCGGTAACTTTTGAGGTAGATAAAATAACCGATAAAATAGCCCATATAACCAACAGCCGCCAGCTAACGTTGGGTGGTACCACGCCAATAGCATTTGATGTAGCCAACGACCTGCTATTTTTATTTGCCGAAAGCCTGCCTTACCACCCCAACGCGGTAACCTTTCAGGCGTTTTTGAGTAATGAAACTGCCGTATCGGCCACTTATTATAGCATAGGAGGCGGCTTTGTAGTAATGGATGGCGCGCAAAGCCAGCAAAAGGCCGAGGTTGACCTGCCCTTCCCGATAGATACTGCCGGCGACCTGCTGCACTGGTGCTTAAAAACCGGGCTCAAAATATCAGAAGTGGTGATGGAGAATGAGCTGGCCTGGCGCAGCGAAAAGGAAACCCACGATGGTGTATTAAACATATTTAAGGTGATGCAGGAGTGCATGTACCGTGGTTGCCACACCGGTGGCAGCCTGCCGGGCGGGCTAAATGTTGGCCGCCGCGCATCGGCATTAAACAAAAGACTGGTGGGTGGGCATACTTACAGCAATTATGCAGGTTGGGTGCAGGTAATGCGCCAAACAGGCAATACCTTCCAGAATATATTGGATTGGGTAAGCTGCTTTGCACTGGCCGTTAACGAGGAGAATGCCTCGTTTGGCCGCGTAGTAACCGCGCCAACCAACGGTGCGGCGGGAGTTATACCTGCCGTGCTGCAGTATTTTATTGCTTTTTGCGATGGTTTTAGCGATCAAAAGATCATCCAGTTTTTGCTGACCGCATCAGAGGTGGGTAGCATATTTAAAAAAGGTGCTACCATATCAGCCGCTATGGGCGGCTGCCAGGCCGAAATTGGCGTATCATCGGCAATGGCAGCGGCCGCGCTTACCGAATGTTTGGGCGGCAGTCAACGGCAAGTACTCATGGCCGCCGAAATTGCTATGGAACATCACTTAGGCCTAACCTGCGACCCAATAGGCGGCCTGGTACAAGTGCCGTGTATCGAACGGAATACCATGGGCGCCATAAAGGCTATAACCGCCAGCCAACTGGCGCTGCAAAGCAACCCCGACAAAGCCAAGGTAAGCCTTGATGCCGTAGTAAAAACTATGTGGCAAACCGCGCTGGATATGAACTCTAAATACAAAGAAACATCAGATGGCGGCCTGGCCATCAATATTCCTATTAGTTTGCCTGAGTGTTAA
- a CDS encoding aminotransferase class V-fold PLP-dependent enzyme: MSLNHRRTFIKQATALAGAFSAASLFNYAHAEEFGKALKNKAHLSPQQLAADEDFWAVIQRGYTVSPTIINLNNGGVSPAPIVAQQALDRYNTLANEGPSYFMWRILDQGREPLREKLANLAGCLPDEIAINRNSTEALNTVIYGLDLKAGDEVIGTKQDYPNMIQAWKQRASREGIVYKQINFNLPIENDEEIVKGYANAITPKTKSIHITHIVNWIGQIMPVRKICDMAHAKGIEVFVDGAHSFGLLDYKIPDLHCDYFGTSLHKFLSAPIGSGMLWIKKEKIAKVWPLTCNPTPQGTDIRKFETLGTRSFAIEQAIGESINFHMAIGPKRKEERIRYLKNYWAKKAQAIPKVKILTSLKDEYSCAICGVAVDGLTPQDLDTALWNYKIHTVGIVWENISCVRITPHVYTTLYDLDKLVHALTEIAGKKV; this comes from the coding sequence ATGAGCCTTAACCACCGCCGCACCTTTATCAAACAAGCCACCGCGCTTGCCGGGGCTTTTAGCGCCGCCAGTTTATTTAATTATGCCCACGCCGAAGAATTTGGCAAGGCACTAAAAAACAAAGCCCATTTAAGCCCTCAGCAACTGGCTGCCGATGAAGATTTTTGGGCGGTGATACAGCGCGGTTATACGGTTAGCCCAACAATTATCAATTTAAATAATGGCGGGGTATCGCCGGCACCAATTGTAGCGCAACAGGCGCTCGACAGGTATAACACGCTGGCGAATGAGGGGCCGTCGTATTTTATGTGGCGCATACTTGACCAGGGCCGCGAACCCCTGCGCGAAAAGCTGGCTAACCTGGCCGGTTGCCTGCCGGATGAAATTGCCATTAACCGCAACTCCACCGAAGCTTTAAACACGGTTATTTACGGCCTTGACCTAAAAGCCGGCGACGAGGTAATAGGCACCAAACAGGATTACCCAAATATGATACAGGCCTGGAAACAGCGGGCCAGCCGCGAGGGGATAGTTTATAAGCAAATAAACTTTAACCTGCCTATAGAGAATGACGAAGAAATAGTAAAAGGCTATGCCAATGCCATTACGCCAAAAACAAAGAGTATTCACATAACGCATATTGTAAACTGGATAGGGCAAATAATGCCGGTACGCAAAATATGCGATATGGCCCATGCCAAAGGTATAGAGGTATTTGTAGATGGCGCACACTCTTTTGGTTTGCTTGATTATAAGATACCCGACCTGCATTGCGATTACTTTGGTACCAGCCTGCATAAATTCCTGTCTGCACCAATAGGCAGCGGCATGTTGTGGATTAAAAAGGAAAAAATTGCCAAAGTATGGCCGCTTACGTGTAACCCAACCCCGCAGGGTACTGATATACGCAAGTTTGAAACATTGGGTACCCGCAGCTTTGCCATAGAACAAGCAATTGGAGAATCTATTAACTTCCATATGGCTATAGGGCCAAAACGCAAGGAGGAGCGCATACGCTACCTTAAAAATTACTGGGCCAAAAAAGCACAGGCTATACCTAAGGTAAAAATACTTACATCGTTAAAGGACGAGTATTCCTGCGCTATTTGCGGCGTAGCGGTTGACGGCCTAACCCCGCAAGACCTGGACACCGCCCTGTGGAACTATAAGATACACACTGTAGGTATTGTATGGGAAAACATTAGCTGCGTACGCATTACCCCGCATGTATACACCACCCTGTACGATCTGGACAAACTGGTGCACGCCCTTACCGAAATTGCCGGCAAAAAGGTATAG
- a CDS encoding SGNH/GDSL hydrolase family protein — protein MKGLTVVIISFLLQCAYGYAQTDSVSYLALGDSYTVGRGVATLQTFPYQLADKLRSKKINVATPVLIAQNGYRTDELIKRIAQSNTTQTFDFVTLLIGVNNQFQNKSQDVYQTEFTRLLTTAVKFAKGNPKHVFVLSIPDWGVTPFANGRNPERIAAEIDQYNAINKSISTAAGVSYIDITGLSRGAADDPEAVTTDKLHPSAKMYGWWVKKISAAVAKEFKP, from the coding sequence ATGAAAGGCTTAACCGTCGTTATTATTAGCTTTCTTTTACAGTGTGCCTATGGCTATGCCCAAACAGATTCGGTGAGCTACCTTGCCCTTGGCGACTCGTATACCGTTGGCCGTGGGGTGGCTACTTTGCAAACATTCCCCTACCAACTCGCAGACAAGTTAAGAAGTAAAAAAATAAATGTAGCTACGCCTGTGCTCATCGCGCAAAACGGCTACCGTACAGATGAACTGATAAAACGCATTGCCCAAAGCAATACTACCCAAACGTTTGATTTTGTAACCTTGCTTATTGGGGTTAACAACCAGTTTCAAAACAAAAGCCAGGATGTTTACCAAACCGAGTTTACCCGGTTACTAACTACAGCTGTTAAATTTGCAAAAGGTAACCCCAAACACGTTTTTGTGCTCTCCATCCCCGACTGGGGTGTTACCCCTTTTGCCAATGGCCGCAACCCCGAAAGAATAGCCGCAGAAATTGACCAATATAATGCCATCAACAAAAGCATTAGTACCGCCGCAGGGGTAAGCTACATAGATATTACCGGCCTAAGCCGCGGAGCCGCCGATGACCCGGAAGCTGTAACTACCGATAAGCTGCACCCATCAGCAAAAATGTATGGTTGGTGGGTAAAAAAGATATCGGCAGCGGTAGCTAAAGAATTTAAGCCATAA
- a CDS encoding SGNH/GDSL hydrolase family protein: MKFLVTILFSIGIFNTCKPVANNPNALTYLALGDSYTIGESEPQEQSFPYQLSARLNAAGKATNPPDIIAVTGWTTGDLIGAIKDRDLGSRKYDIVTLLIGVNNQYRGYSTDDYRQEFIDLLNTAISHAKGGKAGVFVLSIPDWGLTPFAGGRDRAQISKEIDQFNAINKQETEKAGVTYVDITPSSRLATTDIELIAGDGLHASGKMYSMWVNELLKVVKPK; the protein is encoded by the coding sequence ATGAAGTTTTTAGTAACGATACTGTTTTCGATAGGCATATTTAATACCTGTAAACCTGTGGCAAATAACCCAAATGCACTAACCTACCTGGCCTTAGGCGACTCGTACACCATTGGCGAATCGGAGCCTCAGGAACAGTCTTTTCCGTACCAGTTATCGGCCAGGCTGAATGCAGCAGGTAAAGCTACTAATCCGCCGGATATCATCGCCGTTACCGGATGGACCACCGGGGACTTGATCGGCGCTATTAAAGACCGCGACCTGGGCAGCCGAAAGTACGATATAGTAACCTTATTGATAGGCGTTAACAACCAATACCGCGGCTACAGCACCGACGACTACCGGCAGGAATTTATTGACTTATTAAATACCGCCATTAGCCATGCTAAAGGTGGCAAGGCAGGGGTTTTTGTACTGTCTATACCCGACTGGGGCTTAACCCCTTTTGCCGGGGGACGCGACAGGGCACAAATAAGTAAAGAAATAGACCAGTTTAATGCCATCAACAAACAGGAAACCGAAAAGGCAGGCGTTACTTATGTAGATATTACCCCCTCATCCCGCCTGGCAACAACCGATATCGAACTGATCGCCGGTGATGGATTGCACGCCTCGGGTAAAATGTACAGCATGTGGGTAAATGAGCTGTTAAAAGTGGTAAAGCCTAAATAA